From one Suicoccus acidiformans genomic stretch:
- the galE gene encoding UDP-glucose 4-epimerase GalE yields MDVLVVGGAGYIGSHAVTQLIDKGYEVTVVDNLLTGHREAVHPEANFVLADIRDKEVLSQVFEARNFVCVFHFAASSLVGESVEQPLKYFDNNVTGMISLLEVMVDHGVNKIIFSSTAAVYGDVDIPMINEDLPTNPVNPYGLSKRMMEQIMEWCQEAYGMNYISLRYFNVAGALEGGNIGEDHHPETHLIPIILQVANNQREYVTIFGDDYHTPDGTCIRDYIHVVDLIDAHIKAYEYLNDGGQSQVFNLGSSQGFSVKEIVEACRQVTDCCIPAQIGERREGDPAKLVASSDKAREILGWQPQYDDIKKIIASAWAWHQTRPEGYGEE; encoded by the coding sequence ATGGATGTGTTGGTTGTAGGAGGTGCTGGATACATCGGCTCCCATGCTGTCACTCAATTAATTGATAAAGGCTATGAAGTAACGGTCGTAGACAATTTATTGACTGGACATCGTGAGGCGGTTCATCCTGAAGCGAACTTTGTTCTGGCTGATATTCGTGATAAAGAAGTCTTAAGCCAAGTATTCGAGGCTAGAAATTTTGTTTGTGTGTTTCATTTTGCCGCGTCTTCTTTGGTAGGAGAGTCTGTTGAGCAGCCTTTGAAGTATTTCGATAATAACGTGACGGGTATGATTAGTCTTTTAGAAGTCATGGTCGATCATGGGGTAAATAAGATTATTTTCTCTTCAACGGCAGCAGTTTACGGCGATGTAGATATACCGATGATTAATGAAGATTTACCAACAAATCCTGTCAATCCATATGGATTAAGCAAGCGAATGATGGAACAAATAATGGAGTGGTGTCAGGAAGCTTATGGCATGAATTATATCTCCCTAAGGTATTTCAATGTGGCAGGAGCCTTAGAAGGAGGCAATATTGGTGAGGATCATCATCCAGAAACCCATCTGATTCCGATAATTCTTCAAGTCGCCAATAATCAAAGAGAGTATGTGACGATTTTCGGTGATGACTACCATACACCTGACGGAACTTGTATTCGGGATTATATTCATGTTGTTGACTTAATCGATGCGCATATAAAGGCTTATGAATACTTAAATGATGGAGGACAGAGCCAAGTCTTTAATTTGGGTTCCAGTCAAGGTTTCTCAGTTAAGGAAATTGTGGAAGCTTGTCGGCAAGTAACCGATTGTTGCATACCGGCACAAATTGGTGAGCGAAGAGAAGGGGACCCAGCTAAGTTAGTCGCCTCAAGCGATAAGGCACGAGAGATACTCGGTTGGCAACCTCAATATGATGATATCAAGAAGATTATTGCTTCTGCATGGGCTTGGCACCAGACCCGACCAGAAGGATATGGAGAAGAATAA
- the istA gene encoding IS21 family transposase, whose protein sequence is MIRINKEFEVIHRFRNGESIRKISRDMDIDRKTVRRIRDRYQAGIDALDDAQNEKEIEAATEQLVLERKYDTSNRKKRTFTPEVEARMSELLEKEREKDRRLGPHKQALTAKAVYEILAEEGYAIKYRTVAHYWSKMKAKAKEAFIKQNYALGARVEFDFGEVKLEIEGVVKTYYLAVWASPASDYYWAYLYTNQKKAVFQDAHVRFFENLGGVYAELVYDNMRNVVTRFIGRNEKELNPQLIQLATYYGFNINVTNCFSGNEKGTVESRVKHVRQNCFTKKYQFQSLDEARQHLEESLRTLNQDSRLEEEKGHLLKYRPPFELAELCQLSVTKYATIHYQKNQYSVPDYLVGKRVQIKAYADYLVVYANEQEVARHNKIEGSHGFQLDISHYIKTLKKKPGALEHSLVLQQTPGLETLYHKYYSGHPKEFIEQLEKYHSLSGEALCQQLAYDQLVQRVTTENEGVPKNQEAILHQTEATLHQLNALYGLEESLC, encoded by the coding sequence GTGATTCGTATCAATAAAGAATTCGAAGTGATTCACCGTTTTAGAAATGGGGAATCCATTAGGAAAATTAGCAGAGACATGGACATTGATAGAAAAACGGTTCGAAGAATAAGGGATCGATACCAAGCAGGTATAGATGCTTTGGATGACGCTCAAAATGAGAAAGAAATCGAAGCAGCAACCGAGCAATTAGTCTTAGAAAGAAAATATGATACTTCCAATCGGAAAAAAAGAACCTTTACACCAGAGGTGGAAGCTAGAATGAGCGAGTTACTGGAAAAAGAAAGAGAAAAGGATCGAAGGCTAGGACCTCATAAACAAGCACTAACGGCTAAGGCTGTTTATGAAATCCTAGCAGAGGAAGGGTATGCGATTAAATACCGGACAGTCGCTCATTACTGGTCAAAAATGAAAGCGAAAGCTAAAGAGGCTTTTATCAAGCAAAATTATGCATTGGGTGCACGGGTGGAGTTCGATTTTGGAGAGGTCAAATTAGAAATTGAGGGCGTGGTTAAAACCTATTATCTCGCTGTGTGGGCTAGCCCTGCTTCAGATTATTACTGGGCTTACCTCTATACCAACCAGAAAAAAGCTGTCTTTCAGGATGCGCATGTGCGATTTTTTGAAAACCTGGGTGGGGTGTATGCGGAGCTTGTCTATGACAATATGAGAAATGTGGTCACTCGTTTTATTGGGCGTAATGAAAAGGAGCTAAACCCCCAACTCATCCAATTAGCCACTTATTATGGGTTTAATATTAATGTCACCAACTGCTTCAGTGGGAATGAGAAGGGAACAGTAGAGAGTCGTGTAAAGCATGTCAGACAAAACTGTTTCACCAAAAAATATCAATTTCAATCTTTAGATGAAGCTCGCCAGCACTTGGAAGAGTCCTTACGGACTTTGAATCAAGATAGTCGTTTGGAAGAAGAAAAAGGCCACCTTCTTAAATACCGTCCTCCCTTTGAACTGGCAGAACTTTGTCAGCTCAGCGTCACAAAGTATGCCACGATTCATTATCAGAAGAATCAGTATTCTGTCCCTGACTACTTGGTAGGGAAGCGAGTTCAGATCAAGGCTTATGCCGATTATCTCGTGGTTTATGCCAATGAACAAGAAGTGGCCAGGCATAATAAAATAGAGGGTTCCCATGGGTTTCAGCTTGATATCAGTCACTATATCAAAACCCTCAAGAAGAAACCTGGTGCTCTGGAACACTCGCTGGTTCTTCAACAAACCCCCGGCTTGGAAACACTCTATCATAAATATTATAGCGGACACCCTAAAGAATTCATAGAACAACTTGAGAAATACCATAGCCTCAGTGGAGAGGCTTTGTGCCAGCAATTGGCCTATGATCAGTTGGTGCAACGTGTCACAACGGAAAATGAGGGTGTTCCTAAAAATCAGGAGGCGATTCTTCATCAGACAGAAGCAACGCTCCATCAATTAAATGCTCTCTATGGTTTGGAGGAAAGCTTATGTTAA
- a CDS encoding glycoside hydrolase family 2 TIM barrel-domain containing protein produces MPLQNYFEDPQVMSVNTLPRRSYFIPYESQEAAQELDRSKSTYYESLNGDWDFKYFENVRLIEEEYWLESKSNMIDEYDTIPVPSVWQLHGYDQIQYTNVTYPIPFNPPLVPYDNPAGLYRRTFELGEEDLDKDLHLNFEGVDSAFYVWVNDHFIGYGTISHSNNEFDISQAVKVGKNHLAILVVKWSYGTYFEDADKFRYSGIFRDVYLLKRAKKRLNDFRVHQKFSSDYRQAQLLVDIEGQGIDQVSYSVYNPQRELISQGNTRLRDGIKVDIDQVQLWNSEEPRLYQLLMTVEEEVYIQEIGFREVKIEGTQFLVNGKPIKFSGVNHHDTNPNTGATVTLDQQRRDLELMKQLNFNAIRTAHYPKTAEFYELCNRLGFYVISEADIECHGVVELVGVGGYENYNMMINDPIYTDTFINRMEASMIPFLNYSSIVIWSGGNESGFGLNFEATGRRAREIDSSRPLHYEGWWHRDRQREDNDETYVDMYSRMYPSLDEIDELYLNSDSPINKPFILCEYIHAMGNGPGDIEDYYNHLYHREEYIGGFVWEWADHAVNIHRGTEKEPAYRYGGDHGEYPHDGNFCMDGIVYPDRTLSTGALDYRQVYRPVRLGKADFAKGCFEFINQLFFANLKNKVLLAIEYYDRTGNLSHKRSSITLEAEPSQKYQLQLENLNLDELSFLRFVYYDKQNGYELGFDVATYTTPQFQPLHKNDNASITYKESLANYAVSVGGNRYVFNKGTGALEQISIEEDDLLNSPGQWTIWRAPTDNDRKIKKEWYFANYHKTQIRITNSSIDSHEDCITIFFKGAMNSVSRQNIIHMNITWQIYGDGQVTLDLDGAHNLAFPFLPRFGLMLPLKKDYQKVDYLGLGPYENYPDRYNNVYRAFFSQSIDELYEPYIRPQENGARGKVSYLSVKGQGKMKDITITSEEEFSFNLSEFSTEQLTTVAHRDELVKEESVYLHIDGDQSGIGSNSCGPELLDRYRLEDKVVLRIRFSF; encoded by the coding sequence ATGCCATTACAGAATTACTTTGAAGATCCGCAAGTTATGAGTGTGAATACACTACCAAGAAGATCGTATTTCATTCCGTATGAATCTCAAGAAGCGGCTCAGGAATTAGATAGAAGCAAATCTACTTACTATGAAAGTTTGAATGGTGATTGGGATTTTAAGTATTTCGAGAACGTAAGATTGATTGAGGAAGAGTACTGGCTTGAGTCTAAGAGTAACATGATTGACGAATACGATACGATTCCTGTTCCATCTGTTTGGCAATTACATGGTTATGATCAGATTCAATATACTAATGTGACTTACCCAATTCCTTTCAACCCACCACTTGTACCTTATGATAATCCAGCTGGATTGTATCGAAGGACTTTTGAATTAGGTGAAGAGGATTTAGATAAAGATTTACACTTGAATTTTGAAGGGGTAGATTCTGCCTTCTATGTTTGGGTGAATGATCATTTTATCGGTTATGGAACTATTTCTCATAGTAACAATGAATTCGATATCAGTCAGGCAGTTAAAGTTGGAAAGAATCATCTCGCAATTCTTGTCGTTAAATGGTCTTATGGAACTTATTTTGAGGATGCAGATAAATTTAGATATTCCGGTATTTTCCGTGATGTTTATTTGCTCAAAAGAGCCAAAAAACGTCTGAATGACTTTAGAGTTCACCAAAAATTTAGTTCGGATTATCGTCAGGCTCAACTTCTAGTAGATATAGAGGGTCAAGGAATTGATCAAGTGTCTTATAGTGTCTACAATCCTCAAAGGGAGTTGATTAGCCAAGGGAATACACGATTGAGAGACGGAATCAAAGTTGACATTGATCAGGTCCAGTTATGGAATTCAGAAGAACCTAGACTTTATCAATTATTAATGACGGTAGAGGAAGAAGTGTATATCCAAGAAATTGGTTTTAGGGAAGTTAAGATTGAGGGAACCCAATTTTTAGTCAATGGAAAGCCAATTAAGTTTTCAGGTGTTAATCATCATGATACCAATCCGAATACTGGTGCGACGGTTACTTTGGATCAACAACGTCGTGATCTAGAGCTTATGAAACAATTGAATTTCAATGCGATTCGAACAGCTCATTATCCTAAAACGGCTGAATTCTATGAATTATGTAATCGTCTGGGGTTCTATGTTATAAGTGAAGCAGATATTGAATGTCATGGCGTGGTAGAGTTAGTCGGAGTAGGTGGTTATGAGAACTATAATATGATGATTAACGATCCAATATACACCGATACGTTCATTAATCGAATGGAAGCCAGTATGATACCATTCCTTAACTACTCCTCGATTGTTATTTGGTCTGGGGGGAATGAGTCTGGTTTTGGTCTTAATTTTGAAGCTACAGGTAGGCGGGCTCGAGAGATAGACTCGTCACGTCCTCTTCATTATGAAGGATGGTGGCATAGAGACCGCCAGCGGGAAGATAATGATGAGACTTATGTGGATATGTATAGTCGCATGTATCCTAGTCTAGACGAAATTGATGAACTTTATCTCAATTCAGACAGTCCGATTAACAAGCCTTTTATACTTTGTGAGTATATTCATGCCATGGGTAATGGACCAGGGGATATTGAAGACTACTATAATCATCTATACCATCGGGAGGAGTATATCGGTGGCTTCGTCTGGGAATGGGCCGATCATGCGGTAAATATCCACCGAGGTACAGAGAAGGAACCCGCTTACCGATATGGAGGCGATCATGGTGAGTACCCTCATGATGGTAATTTCTGTATGGATGGTATCGTTTATCCTGATCGCACATTATCTACAGGTGCTCTAGATTATCGACAAGTTTATCGACCTGTACGTTTAGGTAAAGCTGATTTTGCAAAGGGGTGTTTTGAATTCATCAATCAACTGTTCTTCGCAAATTTAAAAAATAAAGTTCTTTTAGCAATTGAATATTATGACCGGACAGGTAACTTAAGTCATAAAAGATCAAGTATTACATTAGAAGCTGAGCCAAGCCAGAAGTATCAATTGCAGTTAGAAAATCTAAACCTAGATGAGCTTAGCTTTCTTAGATTTGTTTATTATGATAAGCAGAATGGTTATGAACTAGGGTTCGATGTTGCGACGTATACAACTCCTCAATTCCAGCCACTACATAAGAACGACAATGCAAGTATTACCTACAAAGAAAGTCTTGCGAATTATGCGGTATCAGTAGGTGGTAATCGGTATGTTTTCAATAAGGGAACAGGTGCTTTAGAGCAGATTTCTATCGAAGAAGATGACTTATTAAATTCACCCGGACAGTGGACTATTTGGCGAGCACCAACAGATAATGATCGAAAGATAAAGAAAGAATGGTACTTTGCTAACTATCACAAGACTCAAATACGGATTACTAACAGCAGCATTGACTCTCACGAAGATTGTATAACTATCTTTTTTAAAGGGGCCATGAACTCAGTATCGAGACAGAATATTATTCATATGAATATCACTTGGCAAATATACGGCGATGGACAAGTCACGTTAGACCTAGATGGCGCACACAATCTTGCTTTTCCTTTCTTGCCTAGATTTGGTTTGATGTTGCCTTTGAAAAAAGACTATCAAAAGGTAGATTATCTAGGTCTGGGACCATATGAAAACTATCCTGATCGTTATAATAATGTTTATAGAGCATTCTTCAGCCAATCAATCGATGAACTTTATGAGCCTTATATTCGCCCTCAAGAGAATGGTGCTCGTGGAAAAGTTTCCTATCTGTCAGTAAAAGGTCAAGGTAAAATGAAAGATATAACTATAACGAGTGAGGAAGAATTTAGTTTTAACCTTTCTGAGTTTTCTACCGAGCAACTTACGACGGTCGCACATAGAGATGAGTTGGTAAAGGAAGAGTCTGTCTATCTTCATATTGATGGGGATCAATCTGGGATTGGAAGCAATTCCTGTGGGCCAGAATTGCTAGACAGATATCGTTTAGAAGATAAGGTTGTATTGAGAATTCGGTTCTCTTTTTAA
- a CDS encoding galactokinase encodes MTQKIYKHLEEVYKQLSSVGGQFFFSPGRVNLIGEHTDYNGGHVFPAAITLGTYGLIGLREDRKIKCYSLNFQDQGVVEFSLDQLGYRANHAWANYVKGVVKFLNEEQEFVDRGFNLVVYGNIPNGAGLSSSASLELLVAYALNELFDGELRRQELARIGQSVENYFVGVNSGIMDQFAVAMGQVNQAIFLDVNTMNYELIPADFGDYKILIMNTNKRRELVDSKYNQRRAECEAALLALQEALAIDSLGELTSDDLESHKGLLQDPTLLKRARHAVSENGRTLLAKEALTTGDLVTFGQLLNASHQSLKNDYEVTGVELDTLAETAQKQSGVLGARMTGAGMGGCAIALVHKDSVEDVIKAVQEVYTQVIGYEAGFFLAEVGDGVKQVSQ; translated from the coding sequence ATGACACAAAAAATCTATAAACATTTAGAGGAAGTATATAAACAACTGTCGTCCGTAGGAGGACAATTCTTTTTTTCCCCTGGTCGAGTGAATCTTATCGGCGAACATACGGATTACAACGGAGGGCATGTTTTTCCAGCAGCAATTACGTTAGGAACTTATGGTTTAATTGGACTCAGAGAGGATAGAAAGATAAAGTGCTACTCGTTGAATTTTCAAGATCAGGGTGTGGTTGAATTTAGCTTAGATCAACTAGGCTATCGAGCTAACCATGCTTGGGCAAATTATGTTAAAGGCGTGGTTAAGTTTCTCAATGAGGAACAAGAATTTGTGGACCGTGGCTTTAATTTGGTAGTTTATGGCAATATTCCGAATGGTGCCGGCCTATCTTCCTCTGCTTCTTTAGAGTTACTGGTTGCTTATGCTTTAAATGAGCTTTTCGATGGTGAATTGAGGCGTCAAGAACTTGCTCGGATTGGTCAAAGTGTGGAAAATTACTTTGTCGGTGTTAATTCAGGTATAATGGATCAATTTGCAGTAGCTATGGGACAAGTAAATCAGGCTATTTTCCTTGATGTGAATACAATGAATTATGAATTAATACCTGCTGATTTCGGTGATTATAAAATCTTGATTATGAATACCAATAAACGCAGAGAGTTGGTTGATTCTAAGTATAACCAACGTCGAGCTGAGTGCGAAGCTGCTTTATTGGCTTTACAAGAAGCACTAGCAATAGATAGTCTTGGTGAACTAACTAGTGACGATCTTGAAAGCCACAAAGGACTGTTGCAAGACCCTACTCTCCTGAAGCGGGCTAGACATGCAGTCTCAGAGAACGGAAGAACCTTACTTGCCAAAGAGGCACTGACAACTGGGGACCTTGTGACTTTCGGGCAACTTCTCAATGCTTCTCATCAATCGCTTAAGAATGATTATGAGGTAACTGGTGTCGAATTAGACACATTAGCCGAAACGGCTCAAAAGCAATCAGGAGTGCTGGGTGCCCGAATGACAGGAGCTGGTATGGGGGGCTGTGCCATCGCGCTTGTTCATAAAGATAGTGTAGAGGATGTTATTAAGGCAGTACAGGAAGTCTATACCCAAGTGATTGGATACGAGGCTGGCTTCTTCCTTGCTGAAGTAGGGGACGGAGTTAAGCAAGTTTCCCAGTGA
- a CDS encoding ATP-binding protein, producing the protein MLTIAEAANELKLPYLKENYQHLLLEYTSRGLDLEEALTEILTEEVEQRRNRSYQRRIRQAKFSQKKYLMDFDEKVFKEGVRQQLRELKTLNFIQEKQNVILIGNPGTGKTHFSIGLGMEACLQNYHVQFVNAPNLVIELREAVTQSQFYRFKQRLNKVDLLIVDELGYLSFDEAGAELLFNLLSNRMGKGSTMIRRTLPLIAGRNALKTRP; encoded by the coding sequence ATGTTAACAATCGCAGAAGCCGCTAATGAACTAAAACTTCCCTATCTGAAGGAAAATTACCAACACCTGCTCCTGGAATATACGAGTCGCGGACTGGATTTGGAAGAAGCCCTCACAGAGATATTGACAGAGGAGGTGGAACAACGTCGAAATCGAAGCTATCAAAGAAGGATTCGACAGGCCAAGTTTAGCCAAAAGAAGTACCTGATGGACTTTGACGAGAAAGTGTTTAAGGAAGGTGTTCGCCAACAACTACGCGAATTAAAGACCCTGAATTTTATTCAAGAGAAACAGAACGTCATTCTTATTGGCAACCCTGGAACAGGGAAGACGCATTTTAGCATTGGTCTTGGCATGGAGGCCTGTCTGCAGAATTATCATGTACAGTTCGTAAATGCCCCAAATCTTGTTATTGAATTAAGAGAGGCCGTCACGCAAAGTCAATTTTATCGCTTCAAACAGCGATTAAATAAGGTCGATCTCTTGATTGTCGATGAATTAGGTTATTTATCCTTTGATGAAGCCGGGGCTGAGCTTCTGTTTAATCTTCTTTCTAATCGGATGGGAAAGGGCTCTACAATGATACGACGAACCTTAC
- a CDS encoding AraC family transcriptional regulator — MHKKRTNIFNNISYIDLYPIQFGYETCSPSHAKPLAKQNNYLLHYIIDGSGEFRNIDTNERVYLTQGQGFLISPDQVTSYQADLYEPWTYYWVEFNGVKAWNYLRKMGFSRNKSTYQTQEGYALDNFINLFEQLLDTNREEETIGTLFLLMDRLIQGSSDFVPIQNDDLNHNQNFYIKESIKFITRNYQNNISIKDIADHCKLSRTYLTKLFKAELETTPSAYLSQYRMNKALELLKDPNQSIGSISDQIGYSNQFVFSNAFKKEFGMSPSQWRNLESH, encoded by the coding sequence ATGCATAAGAAGCGTACTAATATTTTCAACAACATCTCATACATTGACTTATATCCTATTCAATTTGGCTATGAAACTTGCTCTCCTTCCCATGCCAAGCCCCTGGCGAAACAAAATAATTATTTACTCCACTATATTATTGACGGAAGTGGTGAATTCCGAAATATCGATACAAACGAACGTGTATATCTCACTCAAGGACAAGGCTTTCTAATATCCCCTGATCAGGTAACTTCATACCAAGCGGATCTCTACGAACCTTGGACCTACTATTGGGTGGAGTTTAATGGTGTTAAAGCTTGGAATTATTTACGTAAAATGGGTTTTAGCCGTAACAAATCCACTTACCAAACTCAAGAAGGTTACGCATTAGATAATTTCATTAACTTATTTGAACAACTTTTAGACACTAATCGTGAAGAAGAAACGATTGGTACCCTCTTTTTGTTAATGGATCGGCTTATCCAAGGTTCTAGCGATTTTGTTCCTATCCAGAATGATGACCTCAATCATAACCAGAACTTTTACATTAAAGAATCCATCAAGTTCATCACACGAAACTATCAAAATAATATTTCTATCAAAGATATCGCCGATCACTGCAAACTTAGCCGTACCTATCTGACTAAATTATTCAAGGCCGAACTAGAAACTACCCCTTCTGCTTATTTGAGTCAGTACCGCATGAACAAGGCACTCGAGCTCTTAAAGGATCCTAATCAATCCATAGGTTCTATCTCTGACCAGATTGGTTATTCCAATCAATTCGTCTTCTCTAACGCCTTTAAGAAAGAATTTGGTATGTCTCCTAGTCAATGGCGTAATCTCGAGTCACATTAA
- the glyA gene encoding serine hydroxymethyltransferase, which yields MVEFKDTAVFDMIAKEETRQLEGIELIASENFVSDAVLAAQGSILTNKYAEGYPGRRYYGGCENVDVIEQLAIDRAKELFAAEFANVQPHSGSSANMAVYRAFLEPGDKVLGMDLSMGGHLTHGSPVNFSGQSYEMYAYGLDEDNRLDYEELERIASEVKPKMLIAGMSAYSREIDFKRIGEIAHKHGAIYMVDMAHVAGLVAAGMHQNPVPYADVVTTTTHKTLRGPRGGIIMGKQEHAKKINSAVFPGIQGGPLMHVIAAKAVALGEALQPEFKVYAEQVVKNAKAMADVFLESPLNVISDGTDTHLFLVDVTPFGISGRWAQERLDQVGITVNKNSIPHDEKSFVETSGIRIGTPAVTTRGLKEDDVREVAHLILEALQAEESELEAIHKRAKAIVAGRPLHQA from the coding sequence ATGGTTGAGTTTAAAGATACCGCTGTCTTTGACATGATTGCAAAAGAAGAAACACGTCAATTAGAAGGCATTGAGTTAATTGCATCGGAAAACTTCGTTTCTGACGCAGTTTTAGCTGCCCAAGGTTCAATTCTGACAAATAAATATGCTGAAGGCTACCCAGGACGTCGTTATTACGGTGGCTGCGAGAACGTCGATGTGATTGAGCAATTAGCTATTGACCGGGCGAAGGAATTATTTGCTGCTGAGTTCGCCAATGTCCAACCGCATTCAGGTTCATCAGCAAATATGGCCGTTTACCGCGCTTTCTTGGAACCTGGTGACAAAGTTTTAGGGATGGACCTTTCAATGGGGGGTCATTTGACTCACGGTTCACCCGTAAACTTCTCAGGACAATCCTATGAAATGTATGCTTATGGTCTGGACGAAGACAATCGCTTGGATTATGAAGAGCTGGAGCGTATTGCCAGCGAGGTTAAACCTAAGATGTTGATTGCTGGTATGTCCGCTTATTCTCGTGAAATTGACTTCAAGCGTATCGGTGAAATTGCTCATAAGCACGGGGCTATTTACATGGTGGATATGGCTCATGTAGCAGGTCTAGTCGCAGCGGGCATGCATCAAAATCCTGTCCCTTATGCTGATGTCGTAACTACAACCACCCACAAGACCTTGCGTGGCCCTCGTGGCGGAATTATTATGGGCAAGCAAGAGCATGCCAAGAAAATCAATTCGGCGGTCTTCCCTGGTATTCAAGGTGGACCACTTATGCATGTTATTGCAGCGAAAGCCGTTGCTCTTGGTGAGGCCTTACAGCCAGAATTTAAAGTCTATGCTGAACAAGTCGTTAAGAATGCTAAAGCCATGGCAGATGTCTTCTTAGAAAGTCCTCTGAATGTTATCTCTGACGGCACGGATACGCATCTATTCTTAGTGGATGTAACACCGTTTGGTATTTCTGGACGTTGGGCCCAAGAGCGCTTAGACCAAGTGGGGATTACCGTTAACAAGAATTCAATCCCACATGATGAGAAATCTTTCGTAGAAACATCCGGTATTCGCATTGGTACCCCTGCTGTTACTACCCGTGGATTGAAAGAAGATGATGTCCGTGAAGTAGCTCATTTAATTCTCGAAGCCCTCCAGGCGGAAGAAAGTGAACTCGAAGCTATCCATAAGCGCGCTAAAGCAATCGTAGCTGGCCGGCCTTTACACCAAGCTTAA
- a CDS encoding IS3 family transposase: protein MFKRIEAVAGSKKEATQEDLVRVIRSLHKQNDYTLTSILKAVGFPKATYYYQLKCLERPDKDQAIKDDILAIREEHKDYGYRRVHAELRRRGYQVNKKKVHRLMKEMKLQVTSFTRKSRKYNSYKGDVGTIVPNLLNRRFKSSIPRQKILTDTTEFKYYETDSSGNLQIKKLYLDPFLNLFNLQIVSYKISHQPNKESMMEALKDAVRATDDCEFRRTFHSDQGWAYQMEDYQDHLKNHAIFQSMSRKGNCLDNSPMENFFGLMKQEIYYGKSYRSYEELKEAIQNYIRYYNENRIKEKLGWLSPVEYLEKYAS, encoded by the coding sequence ATTTTTAAAAGAATTGAGGCGGTTGCGGGAAGCAAAAAAGAGGCGACACAAGAAGACTTAGTGCGCGTCATTCGCAGCCTCCATAAACAAAATGATTACACACTCACCAGCATTTTAAAGGCGGTTGGGTTTCCGAAAGCCACTTATTATTACCAACTAAAGTGTCTGGAAAGGCCCGATAAAGATCAAGCTATCAAAGACGACATTTTAGCGATCCGCGAAGAACATAAAGACTATGGTTATCGCCGGGTTCACGCTGAATTAAGACGCCGCGGCTACCAAGTTAACAAAAAGAAAGTGCATCGGTTAATGAAGGAGATGAAGCTGCAAGTTACCTCTTTTACTCGGAAATCACGTAAGTATAATTCCTATAAAGGCGATGTTGGCACCATTGTGCCAAACCTCTTAAACCGACGGTTTAAGAGCAGCATTCCACGCCAAAAAATTCTCACCGACACAACCGAATTCAAATATTATGAAACCGACAGCTCTGGTAATCTTCAAATTAAGAAGTTGTATCTTGATCCATTTTTGAACCTCTTTAATCTTCAAATTGTCAGTTACAAGATCTCACACCAACCCAATAAGGAGAGTATGATGGAAGCCCTAAAAGACGCCGTTCGTGCCACCGATGATTGTGAATTCAGACGCACGTTCCACTCGGATCAAGGTTGGGCCTATCAAATGGAAGACTATCAAGACCACTTAAAAAATCACGCCATCTTTCAAAGTATGTCACGAAAAGGAAATTGCCTAGATAACTCGCCGATGGAAAATTTCTTCGGGCTGATGAAACAAGAAATCTACTATGGCAAATCTTACCGCAGTTACGAAGAGTTGAAGGAAGCCATTCAAAACTATATCCGCTATTACAATGAAAACCGGATAAAAGAAAAATTAGGATGGTTAAGCCCTGTTGAGTATTTGGAGAAATATGCTTCCTAA